A stretch of the Deltaproteobacteria bacterium genome encodes the following:
- the ftsW gene encoding putative lipid II flippase FtsW, protein MNPVADIKNNDQNGSDPILLMAVLLLLIVGTVMIFSSSSIVAQEKFGDGYYFLKKQLSFLLFGFVVMIFLSKMSYRYLRYVAYGGIILSVVLLVLLMVPGLGITVKGATRWLRVCGFSFQVSEVVKITLVIFMAHYLDKKREHRKEFTRFFPVPLIVTGIILILVLRQPDFGTAVIMAAAVVTMFYLAGSRIIYLAGFFAALIPIGVILVLHESYRLKRVMTFLNPWDDPQGAGFHIIQSFISFGSGGIFGVGLGNSMQKLFYLPEPHTDFILSVIGEEAGFLGVFAVVLLFTVFIIRGFMISFHCRDLFGSLLAAGLTTIVALEAFINMAGVMGLIPTKGLVLPFLSYGGTSLIISMALVGILLNISSQGGEEKPKVTVQVLT, encoded by the coding sequence ATGAATCCCGTCGCTGATATCAAAAATAATGATCAGAACGGGAGCGATCCCATCCTGCTCATGGCAGTGCTGTTGCTGCTCATCGTCGGTACGGTCATGATCTTCAGCTCCAGTTCCATAGTCGCCCAGGAGAAATTCGGCGATGGCTATTATTTTCTGAAGAAACAGCTGAGCTTTCTCCTCTTCGGGTTTGTCGTGATGATCTTCCTGTCGAAGATGTCGTACCGCTACCTGAGATATGTGGCGTACGGCGGCATAATTCTTTCCGTCGTTCTGCTTGTGTTGCTCATGGTTCCCGGACTCGGCATCACCGTGAAGGGGGCGACGAGGTGGCTGCGGGTCTGTGGATTTTCCTTCCAGGTCTCCGAGGTGGTAAAGATCACTCTTGTCATTTTCATGGCCCATTACCTCGATAAAAAAAGGGAACACCGGAAGGAATTCACCCGTTTCTTTCCCGTGCCCCTCATCGTGACGGGCATCATCCTCATACTCGTGCTGCGGCAGCCCGATTTCGGAACCGCCGTCATCATGGCGGCCGCCGTGGTCACCATGTTCTACCTGGCGGGAAGCAGGATCATATATCTCGCCGGATTCTTCGCGGCGCTGATCCCCATCGGTGTGATCCTGGTGCTCCATGAAAGCTACCGGCTCAAGCGGGTAATGACCTTCCTCAATCCCTGGGACGATCCCCAGGGGGCCGGGTTTCACATCATTCAGTCCTTCATATCCTTTGGATCCGGCGGTATCTTCGGTGTCGGGCTGGGGAACAGTATGCAGAAACTTTTTTATCTTCCCGAGCCGCATACGGACTTCATCCTCTCGGTCATCGGCGAGGAGGCGGGCTTCCTCGGAGTCTTCGCCGTGGTTCTGCTCTTTACCGTTTTTATCATACGGGGATTCATGATCTCCTTTCATTGCCGGGACCTTTTCGGGAGTCTCCTGGCGGCGGGTCTTACCACCATCGTCGCCCTGGAGGCGTTCATCAATATGGCCGGTGTCATGGGGTTGATACCGACGAAGGGGCTGGTACTCCCCTTTTTGAGCTACGGCGGGACCTCTCTCATCATTTCAATGGCCCTCGTCGGGATACTGCTGAATATTTCTTCACAGGGAGGAGAAGAAAAACCGAAGGTAACGGTACAGGTGCTGACATGA
- the murD gene encoding UDP-N-acetylmuramoyl-L-alanine--D-glutamate ligase: MELNGRRVLVIGLGKTGVAVTRFLAGRGARVVVTDQKPAVELQEAFARIGEYGITVETAYYDDTRCLSGIDCVVPSPGILPANALLVESLKREIPVISEIELSGRFIRRPIIAITGTNGKTTTTRLAGAMLGEWGKRVFVGGNIGNPLIECVENQDDYDFLVAEISSFQLQWARSFHPHVAVLLNVTPDHMDYHESLNEYRSIKERIFQNQDASDAAVLNADEALSEALSKRLRSTVVFFSSSARLNRGASLAEGTILYTGPDGAEEKYPLNEFILPGRHNLENVMAALAAVRWCGCPPQAVFAGMGKFRGLPHRLEFAGAVDGVRYYNDSKGTNIDAVVRALESFSGPVVLLMGGRFKGGDGTVLGRLISEKVKKLVLFGEARHALQGLFGDDTAAHMCERFDDAVKAAFNAAAPGEVVLLSPGCSSFDEFRNYEERGDRFKVLLARLLEQESRCRDESRR; encoded by the coding sequence ATGGAACTGAACGGCCGAAGAGTACTGGTGATAGGACTCGGGAAAACGGGTGTCGCGGTGACACGGTTCCTCGCGGGTCGGGGTGCCCGTGTCGTCGTCACCGATCAGAAACCGGCCGTGGAACTGCAGGAAGCCTTCGCCCGGATAGGTGAGTATGGGATAACCGTCGAAACGGCCTACTATGATGATACCCGCTGCCTTTCCGGGATCGATTGCGTGGTTCCATCGCCCGGTATTCTTCCTGCAAACGCATTGCTTGTGGAATCCCTGAAAAGAGAGATCCCCGTCATAAGTGAGATCGAACTTTCGGGCAGGTTCATACGAAGGCCGATCATTGCCATTACCGGGACGAACGGAAAAACGACCACGACACGGCTGGCCGGCGCCATGCTCGGCGAGTGGGGGAAACGGGTGTTCGTGGGCGGCAATATCGGGAACCCCTTGATCGAGTGTGTCGAGAACCAGGATGACTATGACTTCCTGGTGGCGGAGATCAGCAGTTTTCAGCTTCAATGGGCCCGCTCCTTTCACCCCCACGTTGCGGTCCTGCTCAACGTGACACCCGACCATATGGACTACCATGAATCATTGAACGAGTATCGCTCGATAAAAGAGCGTATCTTTCAGAACCAGGATGCATCCGATGCGGCGGTCCTGAACGCCGATGAAGCCCTTTCGGAGGCCCTTTCCAAACGGCTGCGGTCCACGGTCGTCTTCTTCAGCTCGTCGGCACGATTGAACAGGGGAGCCTCTCTCGCGGAAGGAACCATCCTTTATACCGGGCCCGATGGAGCGGAGGAAAAATACCCTCTAAACGAGTTTATCCTTCCGGGACGGCACAATCTGGAAAATGTCATGGCCGCCCTCGCGGCGGTGCGCTGGTGCGGTTGCCCGCCTCAGGCGGTTTTCGCGGGGATGGGAAAATTCAGAGGTCTGCCCCACCGGCTGGAATTCGCCGGGGCGGTCGACGGCGTTCGATATTACAATGATTCGAAGGGGACGAACATCGATGCCGTGGTGCGGGCCCTGGAAAGCTTCTCCGGGCCGGTCGTCCTGCTCATGGGGGGGCGGTTCAAGGGGGGTGACGGGACGGTCCTGGGCCGCCTGATCAGTGAAAAAGTGAAGAAACTCGTTCTTTTTGGTGAAGCACGGCATGCGCTTCAGGGGCTTTTCGGGGATGATACGGCCGCGCACATGTGCGAGCGGTTCGATGATGCCGTGAAGGCCGCCTTCAACGCTGCCGCTCCGGGAGAAGTGGTGCTGCTCTCCCCGGGATGCTCGAGTTTCGATGAGTTCAGAAATTACGAGGAGCGGGGAGACCGTTTCAAGGTGCTTCTCGCACGGTTGTTGGAACAGGAAAGCAGGTGCCGAGATGAATCCCGTCGCTGA
- a CDS encoding phospho-N-acetylmuramoyl-pentapeptide-transferase: MIYHLLYPFSDTISYFNVFRYITFRTIYAVITALVLSFILGPFMIEWLRSLRVGQPIREDGPNSHYEKKGTPTMGGILIIFAVSVSTLLWARLDVEYVWIILAVCIGFGLIGFVDDIRKLQNHSSRGVPGILKLLAETVIALTVSVVLYLKPGFSSNLTIPFFKMILPDLGWGYIIFSTFVIVGAANAVNLTDGLDGLAIGPATICFATYLLFAYLVGNIKTASYLQIPYIVGTGELAVFCGAMVGAGFGFLWYNAYPAQIFMGDVGSLSLGGTLGTMAILTKQEILLAIVGGIFVIETVSVIFQVGWFKVSNGRRVFRMAPIHHHFELKGWPEPKVIVRFWIISIILALVAISTLKLR, translated from the coding sequence GTGATCTACCACCTCCTGTATCCGTTCAGCGATACGATCTCATACTTCAATGTATTTCGCTATATTACGTTCAGGACCATCTACGCCGTCATAACGGCGCTGGTGCTCAGTTTCATCCTCGGACCATTCATGATAGAATGGCTCCGTTCACTCCGCGTTGGTCAGCCGATCCGCGAGGATGGTCCGAACTCCCACTACGAAAAAAAGGGGACCCCGACCATGGGGGGAATCCTGATCATTTTCGCCGTTTCCGTCTCGACACTGCTGTGGGCGCGGCTTGACGTGGAGTATGTGTGGATCATCCTCGCCGTCTGCATCGGGTTCGGGCTCATCGGCTTCGTCGATGATATCAGAAAACTGCAGAACCACAGCAGCAGAGGGGTTCCGGGAATTCTGAAGCTGCTGGCGGAAACGGTCATAGCCCTGACGGTAAGCGTCGTGCTCTACCTGAAACCGGGGTTCAGTTCCAACCTGACGATCCCCTTCTTCAAGATGATCCTGCCCGATCTGGGCTGGGGGTATATCATCTTCTCGACCTTTGTCATCGTCGGCGCCGCGAACGCGGTGAACCTCACCGACGGGCTTGACGGACTTGCCATCGGGCCCGCCACCATCTGTTTCGCCACCTATCTTCTTTTCGCCTATCTCGTGGGAAATATAAAAACGGCCTCCTATCTGCAGATACCGTACATCGTGGGGACGGGGGAGCTTGCCGTTTTCTGCGGTGCCATGGTGGGGGCAGGGTTCGGGTTTCTCTGGTACAACGCCTATCCGGCACAGATATTCATGGGTGATGTGGGGTCGCTGTCCCTTGGCGGGACCCTGGGTACCATGGCGATCCTGACGAAACAGGAGATACTGCTTGCCATTGTGGGAGGTATATTCGTCATAGAGACGGTCTCCGTCATCTTCCAGGTCGGCTGGTTCAAGGTGTCGAACGGAAGACGGGTTTTCAGGATGGCCCCGATCCACCATCATTTTGAACTTAAGGGGTGGCCGGAACCGAAAGTTATCGTCAGGTTCTGGATTATTTCCATTATCCTTGCCCTCGTTGCCATCAGCACGCTGAAACTCAGATAA
- a CDS encoding UDP-N-acetylmuramoyl-tripeptide--D-alanyl-D-alanine ligase → MAGRRGFLTTAEIVEITGGSLLRGRSGDEFTGVCTDSRNILPGCLFIPLSGDRYDGHDFVDEALRKGAAGSLIGTGRRPPDDGDADAVMISVPDTLNALGDIAHFWRKRFTVPVIAITGSSGKTSTKEMAAAVASSAFHVHKTPGNYNNLIGVPLTLLQMNEQQELVILEMGTNRRGEIARLTDIAEPDIGVITNIGPAHLEGLGTIDVVRDEKADLFLHMRGRGRAVLNADDPATPLIAEILDIPQVTFGVGHEAFLRAVDIKAVAVDSMRFTIRMGKAERNVTMNALGVHQVSNALAAAAAAWCAGLPLDDICEGLARYRPVQGRMTVRSLKNGAFLIDDSYNANPASVREALRALRERKGAGRLVVILGDMLELGDRAPEMHEEIGRYLASTGVDRVYLRGDFTGSVTAGALRGGMKQEGISPAGDPAVVARDLARYVTAGDWILIKGSRMLRMEEFVDALLKTIGPAELNR, encoded by the coding sequence ATGGCCGGAAGGCGCGGATTCCTTACAACGGCGGAAATTGTGGAGATCACCGGCGGCTCCCTTCTGCGCGGGCGTTCGGGAGACGAGTTTACGGGGGTTTGCACCGATTCCCGGAACATCCTGCCCGGGTGCCTGTTCATTCCGCTTTCCGGGGACCGGTATGACGGCCATGATTTTGTCGATGAGGCGCTCCGAAAGGGTGCGGCGGGATCTCTTATCGGAACGGGCCGGAGACCACCTGACGATGGAGACGCGGATGCCGTCATGATATCGGTCCCCGATACCTTGAACGCCCTGGGTGACATCGCACATTTCTGGAGGAAGCGGTTCACCGTTCCCGTCATAGCCATAACGGGCAGCTCTGGAAAGACATCGACGAAGGAAATGGCGGCCGCCGTCGCATCTTCGGCATTTCATGTCCATAAAACGCCCGGAAACTATAATAATCTTATCGGTGTACCCCTTACCCTTCTCCAGATGAATGAACAACAGGAACTGGTCATTCTGGAAATGGGGACCAACAGAAGGGGGGAGATCGCCCGGCTGACGGACATCGCCGAGCCCGATATCGGCGTCATTACCAATATCGGTCCCGCGCATCTTGAGGGCCTGGGAACCATCGACGTCGTCAGGGATGAAAAGGCGGACCTCTTTCTCCACATGCGTGGACGGGGACGGGCGGTTCTCAACGCCGATGATCCCGCGACGCCGCTTATCGCAGAGATACTTGACATCCCTCAGGTAACGTTCGGAGTCGGACACGAGGCATTCCTGCGGGCAGTCGACATTAAAGCGGTTGCGGTCGATTCGATGCGGTTCACGATTCGTATGGGAAAGGCTGAACGTAACGTCACCATGAACGCCCTCGGGGTCCATCAGGTCTCCAACGCGCTCGCCGCCGCAGCGGCGGCATGGTGCGCCGGACTACCCCTCGACGATATCTGTGAGGGACTTGCCCGGTACCGCCCGGTTCAGGGCCGCATGACGGTCCGAAGCCTGAAAAACGGCGCTTTTCTGATAGATGACTCATATAACGCCAATCCCGCGTCGGTGCGGGAAGCGCTTCGCGCGCTCAGGGAAAGAAAAGGGGCCGGAAGGCTGGTCGTCATCCTGGGTGATATGCTCGAACTCGGTGACAGAGCGCCCGAGATGCATGAAGAGATCGGCAGATATCTGGCATCGACCGGCGTTGACCGGGTGTATCTGCGTGGTGATTTCACCGGTTCCGTTACGGCCGGAGCCCTTCGCGGCGGTATGAAGCAGGAAGGGATATCACCGGCCGGGGACCCGGCAGTTGTTGCACGTGATCTCGCCCGGTATGTAACGGCAGGGGACTGGATCCTCATAAAGGGCTCGCGGATGCTGAGAATGGAAGAATTCGTCGATGCCCTGCTGAAAACGATCGGACCTGCCGAGCTCAACCGATGA
- a CDS encoding UDP-N-acetylmuramoyl-L-alanyl-D-glutamate--2,6-diaminopimelate ligase, which produces MTVKLSRLLENIDVIRLTGPADGGVSGLAYDSRECRENFLFIALPGFRQDGHDFIPDAVARGARYIVCEKKPAVPPGVTTILVEDVRHVPGILGKVFYGDPTSALTLIGITGTNGKTTVTYLLESILREAGHSVGVIGTVNYRYGTTLLPAPYTTPQSIDLQKILREMADAGVTHVVMEVSSHAIDLGRIDDCVFDAGLFTNLSQDHLDYHHDMESYYEAKKRFFTEILGAGKMIVNADDPWGKRLIADTGKKVFTYGFAGDADAAVLRFRLSIDGTEADMSAGKELWRVRSPLIGAFNLYNMIASAAAAAVLDIPGESIRRGIEAVRTIPGRIERVSGPDDPVVLVDYAHTEDALRKVLETLREFRLRRIITVFGCGGDRDRSKRPLMGRAAVELSDISIVTSDNPRREDPLVIIEDIERGIMEDRQVRRCDPGMLGDVSGGRAYTVIPDRKTAIATAVMLAGPEDIVLIAGKGHEDYQIIGERKTFFDDRIIAREYLAERPRKGG; this is translated from the coding sequence ATGACAGTGAAATTGAGTCGATTGCTGGAGAACATCGACGTTATTCGCTTGACCGGTCCCGCCGACGGCGGGGTGTCCGGATTGGCCTATGATTCCAGGGAATGCCGTGAAAATTTCCTGTTCATTGCCCTGCCGGGATTCCGTCAGGACGGCCATGATTTCATACCGGACGCGGTGGCACGGGGTGCGCGCTACATCGTCTGCGAGAAGAAGCCGGCGGTTCCGCCGGGTGTGACGACCATCCTGGTCGAAGACGTCCGGCATGTCCCTGGAATACTCGGAAAGGTTTTTTACGGGGATCCAACTTCAGCGCTGACACTGATCGGGATCACCGGTACGAACGGGAAAACCACCGTTACCTATCTGCTTGAGTCTATTCTGCGGGAAGCCGGTCATTCCGTGGGGGTTATCGGGACCGTCAATTATCGGTATGGAACGACCCTTTTGCCGGCACCGTACACGACGCCCCAATCGATAGACCTTCAGAAGATACTGCGTGAAATGGCCGACGCGGGCGTTACCCATGTGGTCATGGAAGTTTCTTCACATGCCATCGACCTCGGGAGGATCGACGATTGCGTGTTTGACGCGGGGTTGTTCACGAACCTCTCCCAGGATCATCTCGACTACCATCATGATATGGAATCCTATTACGAGGCGAAAAAACGGTTTTTCACCGAGATCCTCGGTGCGGGAAAGATGATCGTCAACGCGGACGACCCCTGGGGAAAACGGCTTATCGCCGATACGGGGAAAAAGGTCTTTACTTACGGCTTTGCGGGTGACGCCGATGCCGCCGTTCTGCGGTTTCGTCTTTCCATCGACGGGACCGAAGCGGACATGAGTGCCGGAAAAGAGCTATGGCGGGTCCGCTCGCCGTTAATCGGAGCGTTCAATCTTTACAATATGATAGCTTCCGCGGCCGCGGCCGCGGTTCTCGATATCCCGGGGGAGTCCATCCGACGGGGCATCGAGGCGGTGCGGACCATACCCGGACGCATCGAACGGGTCAGCGGCCCGGACGACCCCGTCGTTCTCGTTGATTATGCCCACACTGAGGATGCGCTGCGCAAGGTGCTTGAAACTCTTCGGGAATTCAGGCTCCGCCGGATCATCACCGTCTTCGGCTGTGGGGGGGACCGCGACAGATCGAAACGGCCCCTCATGGGAAGGGCGGCTGTGGAGCTGAGCGATATTTCCATTGTTACCTCCGATAATCCGCGCCGGGAGGACCCGCTGGTCATCATTGAAGATATCGAGCGGGGGATCATGGAGGATCGGCAGGTGCGCCGCTGCGATCCGGGCATGCTCGGCGACGTTTCCGGGGGACGGGCATACACGGTCATCCCTGACCGGAAGACCGCCATCGCAACGGCCGTCATGCTTGCCGGTCCCGAAGACATCGTGCTCATCGCCGGCAAGGGTCATGAGGATTATCAGATAATAGGGGAACGGAAAACCTTCTTCGATGACCGGATCATCGCCCGGGAGTATCTCGCTGAACGCCCCCGGAAAGGGGGCTGA
- a CDS encoding transpeptidase family protein, with amino-acid sequence MTGKDRKWFRFRIATVLVFFVVLCVALVSRAFQLQVLQGDFLKTRADRQQSMSITLPPERGLILDQNGEKLAATVLADSVYADPLHVADASRTAESLSSFLNLEKEEIAAKLSGSGRFCWIKRKVTPAEAEGIRSLKLEGVHLLQEPDRYYPQKDLACHLIGFVDIDSEGREGIELKYNDKLLGTPRKASWLRDARGARMYLNEESVADTENGNCNLILTIDGQIQYIAELQLQQAVEKNEARAGCAIVMDPRTGEILAMANYPHFNPNAVSRCGPDARRNRAVTDCFDPGSVFKPFVVAAAIEEGVAGETDVFDCENGAYYVGGRTIHEAQMKKHDKLTLGEVLKYSSNIGIAKVSERLGKEKFYEYITRFGFGSRTGIDVPGEVSGILRRPERWRDIDFATMSFGQGISVTAIQLVTAYAAIANHGVLMKPHVVRGIVDSQGRVIEEYAPEMVRRVISPVTAERVTTLLTNVVEEEDGTGARARVSGVSVAGKTGTSQKFDRETGQYSRRKVMTSFMGFFPAEAPRMVICVVLDEPRHNRWGGVAAAPVFRNISEQILRCIDRDIEIRKVEAAAENEEFNILNAAAVPAVPAVSTLVEVNGSVIPDFRGMSMREVVRLTRRLGIELKISGSGWAVAQKPEPGTAIEPATSCLVAFDDGF; translated from the coding sequence ATGACCGGCAAGGACAGAAAATGGTTTCGCTTCAGGATAGCCACCGTGCTGGTCTTCTTTGTCGTGCTCTGTGTTGCCCTTGTTTCCCGTGCCTTCCAGCTCCAGGTGCTCCAGGGGGATTTTCTCAAGACGCGGGCAGACCGGCAGCAGAGCATGTCCATCACCCTGCCGCCGGAGCGGGGGCTGATCCTGGATCAGAATGGTGAAAAGCTGGCCGCGACGGTCCTCGCCGACTCCGTGTATGCCGATCCCCTGCACGTTGCCGATGCCTCGAGAACGGCCGAATCGCTGTCATCGTTCCTCAACCTGGAGAAAGAAGAAATCGCGGCGAAACTTTCCGGTTCAGGGAGGTTCTGCTGGATAAAAAGAAAAGTGACGCCCGCCGAGGCCGAGGGAATACGCTCCCTGAAGCTCGAAGGTGTGCACCTTCTTCAGGAACCCGACCGGTACTACCCGCAGAAGGACCTTGCCTGTCATCTCATCGGCTTTGTCGATATCGATTCGGAGGGACGGGAAGGCATTGAACTGAAGTACAACGACAAACTGCTCGGAACACCCAGGAAGGCGTCATGGCTGCGGGATGCCCGGGGCGCACGGATGTACCTGAATGAAGAATCCGTTGCCGATACGGAAAACGGGAACTGTAACCTGATCCTTACCATAGACGGGCAGATCCAGTACATAGCCGAGCTTCAACTGCAACAGGCCGTCGAGAAGAACGAAGCGCGCGCCGGCTGTGCCATTGTGATGGATCCCCGGACCGGAGAGATCCTGGCCATGGCCAACTATCCCCATTTCAATCCGAACGCGGTGTCGCGATGCGGCCCCGATGCCCGCAGAAACCGCGCCGTGACGGATTGTTTCGACCCGGGGTCTGTTTTCAAGCCTTTCGTGGTGGCCGCCGCGATCGAAGAAGGGGTTGCCGGGGAAACGGATGTGTTTGACTGCGAGAACGGTGCCTACTATGTGGGTGGAAGAACCATTCACGAAGCTCAGATGAAAAAGCACGATAAATTGACCCTTGGTGAAGTGCTCAAATACTCGAGCAACATCGGCATAGCGAAAGTGTCGGAACGGCTGGGAAAGGAAAAGTTCTACGAATACATCACCCGTTTCGGCTTCGGCTCCCGGACCGGCATAGACGTACCCGGAGAGGTGTCCGGTATCCTTCGCAGGCCCGAACGATGGCGTGACATCGATTTTGCGACCATGTCCTTCGGACAGGGAATATCCGTGACGGCCATCCAGCTGGTGACGGCATACGCAGCGATCGCCAATCATGGCGTTCTTATGAAACCGCACGTTGTACGGGGCATTGTCGATTCGCAGGGCCGCGTGATAGAGGAATATGCGCCCGAAATGGTCAGGCGCGTCATCTCACCGGTAACGGCCGAGCGGGTCACGACACTCCTGACAAATGTCGTTGAAGAAGAAGACGGTACGGGAGCACGGGCCCGTGTTTCGGGTGTGTCCGTTGCCGGAAAGACCGGAACGTCGCAGAAATTCGACCGGGAGACGGGGCAGTATTCGCGACGCAAGGTGATGACATCCTTCATGGGATTTTTCCCCGCCGAGGCCCCGCGCATGGTGATATGCGTCGTTCTCGACGAACCACGGCATAATCGCTGGGGCGGGGTAGCGGCGGCCCCGGTGTTCAGGAACATATCGGAACAGATACTGCGCTGCATCGACCGTGATATTGAAATACGAAAAGTTGAAGCGGCTGCGGAGAACGAAGAATTCAATATCCTCAACGCCGCCGCCGTTCCTGCCGTTCCCGCCGTCTCCACCCTCGTAGAGGTGAACGGGTCGGTAATACCCGACTTCAGGGGCATGTCGATGCGGGAAGTGGTGAGATTGACCCGCCGTTTGGGAATCGAATTGAAAATTTCCGGGAGTGGATGGGCCGTTGCGCAGAAACCGGAGCCGGGAACGGCAATTGAACCGGCAACCTCCTGCCTGGTGGCGTTTGATGATGGTTTTTGA
- the ftsL gene encoding cell division protein FtsL, with protein MAKQDKTFIGLQSSHLIVFAMISMLTVLVYVWFHLDITRLNYRIAGEMDRQNRLLEETRRLKIEIATLKSPHRIEATAREKLGMEYPGKEQVRFIK; from the coding sequence ATGGCGAAACAGGACAAGACATTTATCGGTCTCCAATCGTCGCACCTCATCGTTTTCGCGATGATATCCATGCTGACCGTGCTCGTTTACGTGTGGTTCCATCTCGATATCACCAGGCTCAATTACCGGATCGCCGGGGAGATGGACCGGCAGAACAGGCTTCTCGAAGAAACGCGCCGCCTGAAGATCGAGATAGCGACGCTGAAGTCACCGCATCGCATAGAAGCGACGGCGCGGGAAAAACTGGGAATGGAATATCCCGGGAAAGAGCAGGTACGTTTCATCAAATGA
- the rsmH gene encoding 16S rRNA (cytosine(1402)-N(4))-methyltransferase RsmH, whose translation MDLPFHIPVMVQEVMECLDCRSNGVYVDGTVGGGGHAADILERTGPGGLLVGIDRDEAALRESRERLRPFGDRVVLVRGNFSDIGGILAGLKIARINGLLLDLGVSSHQLDRPERGFSFSREAPLDMRMDEDSRLTAADIVNGASQGELEKMLREYGEEHQAAKIARAILRRRGREQIRTTTELAALVAGVLSRTGRPAKIHPATRTFQALRIAVNAELTSLHRGLSDGIEMLAKGGRVVVISFHSLEDRIVKNIFRTGEKGCICPPGLPVCTCGREKSLKIVTRKPVEPGEMELRLNPRARSARLRAAERI comes from the coding sequence TTATGGTTCAGGAAGTAATGGAGTGTCTCGACTGCAGGAGCAACGGTGTCTATGTGGATGGAACGGTGGGTGGCGGCGGGCATGCGGCCGATATACTGGAACGGACCGGCCCCGGCGGTCTGCTGGTGGGCATTGATCGTGACGAGGCGGCCCTGAGGGAGTCGCGGGAGCGCCTGAGGCCCTTCGGAGATCGTGTGGTGCTGGTCAGGGGGAATTTTTCCGATATCGGCGGGATCCTGGCCGGCCTGAAGATCGCCCGCATTAATGGGTTATTACTTGATCTGGGGGTGTCGTCCCATCAGCTCGACCGGCCGGAACGGGGATTCAGTTTTTCCCGCGAGGCCCCGCTCGATATGAGGATGGATGAGGACAGCAGGCTTACGGCAGCCGATATCGTGAACGGGGCGTCACAGGGAGAACTCGAAAAAATGCTCCGGGAATATGGGGAAGAACACCAGGCGGCGAAGATAGCCAGGGCGATCCTTCGCCGCCGCGGCCGGGAGCAGATAAGGACGACCACGGAACTGGCCGCGCTGGTAGCGGGTGTTCTCTCAAGAACGGGTAGACCGGCGAAGATCCATCCGGCGACGAGGACCTTTCAGGCCCTCAGGATCGCCGTGAATGCAGAGCTTACAAGCCTTCACCGGGGACTCTCGGACGGGATCGAGATGCTGGCGAAGGGCGGCCGGGTGGTCGTGATATCCTTCCATTCCCTGGAGGACCGGATCGTGAAGAATATCTTCAGGACAGGGGAAAAAGGCTGTATCTGCCCACCGGGGCTTCCCGTCTGTACCTGCGGGCGGGAAAAAAGCCTGAAGATCGTGACGCGGAAGCCGGTCGAACCGGGGGAAATGGAACTGCGGTTGAACCCCCGGGCCCGCAGCGCGCGGCTGAGAGCGGCAGAACGGATCTGA